The genomic segment AGAACACGACGCGAGCGACGGTCGGCGCCAAAGCCAGCCCTTCGATCGTCGTGCGCACGGCGATATCGGCCGCCCGTTCGGCAGGAAAGCGATAAATGCCGGTCGAAATCGCGGGAAATGCCACCGAGGTCAGCTCGTGCTTCGCGCAAAGCGCCATGGACCGCCGATAGCAGGCGGCGAGCAGATCGTCCTCGCCGAGCGTGCCGCCATTCCACACCGGACCGACGGTATGGATCACATGCGCGGCCTTGAGCCGATAGCCCCTGGTGATCTTCGCGTCGCCCGTCTTGCAACCGTTGAGCATGCGGCATTCGGCGACGAGCTCGGGCCCGGCTGCCCGGTGGATCGCGCCATCCACGCCGCCCCCACCAAGGAGCGACGTGTTCGCGGCGTTGACGATGGCGTCAACACTCAATGTGGTGATATCGGCGACGATGACTTCGAGCTCCGCGCCGCCAATCCGGCGCGTCAGCACGGTCACGTGTCAGGCCGCGACCACGACGCCCTTCTCGGAGAAGAGCTGCTGCAATTCGCCGGCCTGGAACATCTCGCGGACGATGTCGCAGCCGCCGATGAACTCGCCCTTCACGTAGAGCTGCGGAATGGTCGGCCAGTTCGAATATTCCTTGATGCCGTTGCGGAGCTCGGCGGATTCGAGAACGTTGAGGCCCTTATAGCCGACACCGATATGG from the Bradyrhizobium sp. WBAH42 genome contains:
- the grxD gene encoding Grx4 family monothiol glutaredoxin; protein product: MSIAEFIDNEVKSNDVVLFMKGTPQFPQCGFSGQVVQILDHIGVGYKGLNVLESAELRNGIKEYSNWPTIPQLYVKGEFIGGCDIVREMFQAGELQQLFSEKGVVVAA
- a CDS encoding O-acetyl-ADP-ribose deacetylase, whose protein sequence is MTVLTRRIGGAELEVIVADITTLSVDAIVNAANTSLLGGGGVDGAIHRAAGPELVAECRMLNGCKTGDAKITRGYRLKAAHVIHTVGPVWNGGTLGEDDLLAACYRRSMALCAKHELTSVAFPAISTGIYRFPAERAADIAVRTTIEGLALAPTVARVVFCCFSEPSAKLHAETLAQHGGPCAD